CCGGCGCCGGCGATCGAAGCTTCGGGCGTGCGGCTCGATACCGGCTCGCGCAGCGTGCGGCTGAACGGCGAGACGGTGGAACTGACGTCGGTGGAATTCGACATTCTGCACACGCTGATCTCGGCCGCCGGGCGGGTGGTGTCGCGCGACGAGTTGATGCACCGGCTCTATCAGCGCGAGGCGACGCCGTTTGACCGGTCGATCGACGTGCACGTGAGCCACCTCCGCAAGAAGCTCGACCGGGGCCGGCCGCTGATCGTCACCGTCCGCGGCGTCGGCTACCAGTTCTGCCAGGAGGGCGCGTGACCATCCGCAGCACCATCTTCGGCAAGGTGCTCGGATGGCTGGGAATTACGCTTGGGTTATCCGTGGTCGGCCTGATTCTGACCACGGCCTGGGTGGTGAGCCGCGCGCCGCAACGGCCGTTCCCCGGGCGGCTGCTGACGGCTCAACTCGAAGACGCGCGCCGGGCGTACCTGGAAGGAGGCGTGATCGAGCTATCGGAAGAGCTGCGGATGTTCCAGCAGCAGAGCCCCGGCCAATACAACCTGGTTGGGCGCGAGGGCCACGACCTCATCACCGGAAAAGACCTTTCCGCCACCGTCAGCGCCGCCCGGACGCTGGAGCCGCCGTGGCGGCGAAAGCGCGGGACTCCGCCGAGCTTCTGGGACATGCTGAGCGGTTCGCCGATGCTGAAGCTGTCCACTCCCGACGGCGAGTTCACGCTGCTGGCCAAACCTCGCGCCACGCTGGACCCGTGGCGCATCCTGCCGTATTACCTCGGAGTCGCGGTACTCGTCGTGCTGATGGGCTACGCGCTCGCCATGCACTTCGTGAAGCCGATCCGCGAACTGCGGACGGCGGTAGCGCAGTTCGGCGAGGGCGATCTCGACCACCGGATGCGCTCCCGCCGGGGTGACGAACTGGGCGACCTCGCCCGGGACTTCGATTCCATGGCGGACCGGCTCCAGAATCTGCTGGTGGCCGAACGGCGGCTGCTGCAGGACGTCTCGCACGAGCTGCGCTCGCCGCTGGCGCGCCTGGGATTCGCCGTTGAGTTGGCGCGATCGGGCAACGGCGCCGCATTCGATCGCATCAAGGAAGAAGTTTCGCGGCTCACGGCGCTTGTGGGCGAGTTGCTCCAGGTGACGCGGGTGGAGGGGGACCCGGCCGCGCGCGGAAGCCAGCCGGTGCGCCTCGACGAGATTACCGCGGCGATCGCCGAAGGCAGCGCAATCGAGGCGGAGGCGCGCGGCTGCCGCATTGACCATCGCGCGGATCGGCCGGTGGTGGTTTCCGGCGATCCGGAATTGCTGCACCGGGCGGTGGAGAATATCGTGCGGAACGCGATCCGGCACACGGCGGACCACACGAACGTCGAGGTGCAAGTATCGCAATCCGGACCTGAGGCGACCATCGTCGTGCGCGATCGGGGCCCCGGCGTTCCTGAACCGATGCTCGGGGACATCTTCAAGCCATTCTTCCGCGTGGAGGACGATCGCA
This DNA window, taken from Bryobacteraceae bacterium, encodes the following:
- a CDS encoding ATP-binding protein, giving the protein MTIRSTIFGKVLGWLGITLGLSVVGLILTTAWVVSRAPQRPFPGRLLTAQLEDARRAYLEGGVIELSEELRMFQQQSPGQYNLVGREGHDLITGKDLSATVSAARTLEPPWRRKRGTPPSFWDMLSGSPMLKLSTPDGEFTLLAKPRATLDPWRILPYYLGVAVLVVLMGYALAMHFVKPIRELRTAVAQFGEGDLDHRMRSRRGDELGDLARDFDSMADRLQNLLVAERRLLQDVSHELRSPLARLGFAVELARSGNGAAFDRIKEEVSRLTALVGELLQVTRVEGDPAARGSQPVRLDEITAAIAEGSAIEAEARGCRIDHRADRPVVVSGDPELLHRAVENIVRNAIRHTADHTNVEVQVSQSGPEATIVVRDRGPGVPEPMLGDIFKPFFRVEDDRNRASGGTGLGLAIADRAIRAHGGRIEAANAGPGLRVTIALPVDAGGSGFPNSSLHKSRLPDGAGRGLPTRGHEPPGGDVEPVRVESDNSAT